Proteins encoded in a region of the Podarcis muralis chromosome 4, rPodMur119.hap1.1, whole genome shotgun sequence genome:
- the LOC114595992 gene encoding multidrug resistance-associated protein 1-like isoform X1 has translation MQSSSGGAAAAKRKTSVAEAALGTTGVEPPGSAGDMPGDSWANKRGSYERLRPFSQKKCSPEESASFLSKITYSWYSRFITLGYKKPLEREDLSELIESVSSYIVCPEFEKHWRKEVFKKSKDIKAPAYEDVTKKPISQKPSLLSPLWQTFKFLLIKVAILKVATDFLAFLSPQIMKEMILLCEHSSAPLWNGYGYAVALLLVVVMQTLIQQAYQRLNLLTVGKIRTAVTGLVYKKALNLSSSSRKKYTTGETVNLMTADIQQLTELAVNLNLLWSAPFQILLAITFLWQELGPSVLAGVSVLLLVLPANAFFAVKVKQLQKSQMKSKDKQIKLLSEILHGIKILKLYAWEPSYQKKIVDIREREIDVLKSSGYLTTFSMLTLTCIPFLVSLTTFGVYFLLDEENVLTAAKVFTSISLFNILRLPLFDLPTAISGIAQTKVSIIRLDDFLSSEDLNPQNIHTDYSGDHAFRFVNASFRWEKIGAPTLNKLNLEIPEGSLVAVVGQVGAGKSSLLSAVLGEMEKTGGTAQRKGSVAYVSQQAWIQNTTLRENILFGLELNKLYYEKVLEACALLPDLEQLPAGDQTEIGERGVNISGGQKQRVSLARAVYSSADLYLLDDPLSAVDVHVGKHLFEKVIGPSGLLKNKTRILVTHNLAILSQTDIVVMMEDGRITEMGSYKDLLSQRANFAELIQTFGGGKEDEEMPSVSSKIKTRDHIVPKKRQLGEKDRNAFLMKKEKVATGSMRMSIVLKYLQAFGWSWVWLTVAAYIGQNVVAIGQNLWLSTWTTEAKEINDYTEWKQLRNYKLSIYGLLGFLQGLLVCCGAYVLTRGSLSASRSLHHQLLDSVLHLPLQYFETNPVGQIINRFTKDMFIVDIRFHYYLRTWLNCTLDVVGTILVIVYTSPLFLLGVIPLGYLYFTVQRYYIASSRQIRRLSGATQTPIISHFSETLVGVSTIRAFGHQERFLNQNKDVVNENMVCFYNNVISNRWLAVRLEFLGNLMVFLAALLAVFAGSKVDSATVGLSITYALNITQSLNFWVRKACEIETNAVAIERVCEYEKTDKEAPWILSNRPPAGWPKEGIIQFVNFQARYRPDLDLALRDVTFQSCKEEKIGIIGRTGAGKSTLTNSLFRIIERAGGKIIIDGIDISTIGLHDLRGNLNIIPQDPVLFSGTLQSNLDPLGRYSDLELWDALELCDLKNFVQSLPKKLLHEISEGGENLSMGQRQLVCLARALLRKTKVLILDEATASVDMETDNQVQSTIRSEFHNCTVLTIAHRLHSILDSDRVLVLNSGRIAEFDTPARLLQQKGIFYEMVSEAGIPQDADTQSLI, from the exons GCTCCTGCTTACGAAGATGTGACAAAAAAGCCAATTTCCCAAAAGCCATCTCTCCTTTCACCACTATGGCAaacatttaaatttttattgatcaAGGTGGCTATTCTGAAAGTTGCAACTGATTTTTTAGCTTTCCTGAGCCCACAGATTATGAA ggaaatGATTCTGTTGTGTGAGCATTCCTCTGCTCCACTCTGGAATGGCTATGGGTATGCAGTGGCTCTTCTGCTTGTGGTTGTTATGCAGACACTAATCCAACAGGCCTACCAGCGCCTTAACTTGCTTACTGTTGGGAAAATTCGAACTGCCGTCACTGGCCTTGTATACAAAAAG GCTTTAAATTTATCTAGCTCTTCAAGAAAGAAGTATACAACTGGGGAAACTGTCAACTTGATGACAGCAGATATCCAGCAACTCACAGAACTGGCAGTCAACCTCAACCTCTTATGGTCAGCCCCCTTTCAGATCCTCCTGGCCATTACCTTCCTTTGGCAAGAACTGGGCCCCTCGGTGCTAGCAGGTGTTAGTGTGCTGCTTTTGGTGTTACCAGCCAATGCTTTTTTTGCTGTCAAAGTCAAGCAGCTACAG AAAAGTCAAATGAAGAGTAAGGATAAACAAATTAAACTCCTAAGTGAAATCTTGCATGGAATAAAG ATTCTCAAGCTATACGCATGGGAGCCATCATATCAGAAAAAGATTGTGGACATTCGGGAACGTGAAATCGATGTTTTGAAATCCTCTGGCTACCTGACAACATTCTCCATGTTGACGTTGACTTGTATCCCTTTCTTG GTCTCTTTGACTACATTTGGAGTATATTTTCTGTTGgatgaagaaaatgttttaacCGCTGCTAAAGTGTTTACTTCTATCTCTTTGTTTAATATTTTACGACTGCCTTTGTTCGACTTGCCTACAGCGATTTCTGGAATAGCTCAG ACAAAGGTTTCTATAATTCGTTTAGATGATTTTCTGTCTTCTGAAGACCTCAACCCTCAAAACATCCACACAGATTACAGTGGGG ATCATGCATTTAGATTTGTTAACGCCTCTTTCCGCTGGGAGAAGATTGGAGCTCCAACCTTAAATaa ATTGAACCTAGAGATCCCAGAAGGTTCACTGGTTGCTGTTGTGGGTCAAGTAGGAGCTGGAAAATCATCTCTCCTTTCTGCAGTTCTGGGAGAAATGGAAAAAACAGGAGGAACTGCTCAGAGAAAA ggTTCAGTTGCTTATGTGTCCCAGCAAGCCTGGATTCAGAATACCACTTTACGGGAAAATATTCTTTTTGGCCTGGAACTGAACAAGCTCTACTATGAAAAGGTTTTGGAAGCCTGTGCTTTGTTGCCAGACTTGGAGCAATTACCAGCTGGGGATCAAACAGAAATTGGAGAAAGG GGAGTGAATATAAGTGGTGGCCAGAAACAGAGAGTCAGCCTAGCTAGAGCTGTCTACAGCAGTGCTGATCTCTATTTATTAGATGATCCCTTATCTGCAGTAGATGTCCATGTTGGGAAGCATCTttttgagaaggtgattgggccctCAGGCTTATTGAAAAACAAG ACTCGTATTTTAGTGACGCACAACCTTGCAATCCTCTCTCAGACCGATATAGTTGTCATGATGGAAGATGGTAGAATTACTGAAATGGGAAGTTACAAAGACCTACTCTCTCAAAGAGCAAACTTTGCTGAGCTTATTCAAACCTTTGGTGGAGGAAAGGAAGATGAAGAGATGCCCTCAGTGTCAA GTAAAATCAAAACAAGAGACCACATTGTACCAAAGAAAAGACAGCTGGGGGAAAAAGACAG GAATGCATTCTtaatgaagaaagaaaaagttgcCACTGGTTct ATGAGAATGTCAATTGTTTTGAAGTACCTACAAGCATTTGGCTGGTCATGGGTGTGGCTAACCGTAGCAGCTTACATAGGCCAAAATGTTGTAGCCATAGGgcaaaatctgtggctcagcacaTGGACAACAGAAGCAAAAGAAATCAACGACTACACAGAATGGAAACAATTAAGAAACTACAAACTTAGTATCTATGGGCTCTTGGGATTCCTACAGG GTCTTTTGGTTTGCTGTGGTGCATATGTGCTCACCAGAGGATCTCTCTCTGCATCGCGGTCTTTGCATCATCAGTTGCTAGACAGTGTGCTCCACcttccactccagtattttgaaaCTAACCCCGTAGGTCAAATCATCAACAGGTTCACAAAG GATATGTTTATAGTTGATATACGTTTCCATTATTATCTACGGACTTGGTTGAACTGTACACTAGATGTGGTTGGAACGATCCTTGTGATTGTGTATACATCACCCCTGTTCTTACTGGGGGTTATTCCACTTGGATACTTATATTTCACTGTGCAA CGATACTATATTGCTAGTTCCAGACAAATCCGACGGTTATCTGGAGCTACGCAAACACCAATAATTTCACACTTCAGTGAAACGCTTGTAGGTGTATCCACAATCAGAGCATTTGGACATCAGGAAAGATTTCTTAATCAGAACAAAGATGTCGTCAATGAGAACATGGTTTGCTTCTACAACAACGTGATCTCAAACAG GTGGCTGGCTGTCAGACTTGAATTTCTGGGAAACTTGATGGTCTTCCTTGCTGCATTGCTTGCAGTGTTCGCTGGGAGCAAGGTGGACTCGGCTACAGTAGGATTATCAATAACATATGCACTGAAT ataaCTCAAAGTTTGAATTTTTGGGTCCGAAAAGCATGTGAAATTGAAACCAATGCAGTCGCCATTGAAAGGGTTTGTGAATATGAAAAGACAGACAAAGAG GCCCCCTGGATATTATCCAATCGTCCACCTGCGGGATGGCCCAAGGAAGGAATAATACAGTTTGTAAATTTCCAAGCTCGGTACAGGCCAGATCTGGACTTGGCTCTGCGGGATGTAACTTTTCAAAGCTGCAAAGAAGAGAAG ATTGGAATAATAGGAAGAACAGGAGCTGGCAAATCGACTCTCACAAATAGTTTGTTTAGGATAATAGAAAGAGCTGGAGGCAAAATAATCATTGATGGCATTGACATATCAACTATTGGTTTGCATGACCTACGTGGCAACCTGAACATTATTCCACAG GACCCGGTCTTATTCTCAGGGACACTGCAGTCAAACTTGGATCCACTTGGAAGATACTCTGATCTTGAACTGTGGGATGCACTGGAATTGTGTGACTTGAAGAACTTTGTACAGTCACTCCCAAAGAAACTTCTCCATGAGATCTCCGAGGGTGGTGAAAACCTGAG CATGGGGCAGAGACAGCTTGTCTGCCTGGCTCGTGCTTTGCTACGAAAGACGAAAGTATTAATCTTGGATGAAGCAACAGCCTCTGTTGACATGGAAACAGACAATCAAGTGCAATCCACAATCCGGTCAGAATTCCACAACTGCACAGTACTAACCATTGCCCACAGGCTGCATTCCATACTGGATTCTGATAG GGTGCTTGTTCTGAACTCTGGAAGGATTGCTGAATTTGATACTCCAGCCAGGTTGCTACAACAGAAAGGCATATTTTATGAAATGGTATCAGAAGCTGGAATACCACAGGACGCAGACACCCAATCTTTAATATGA
- the LOC114595992 gene encoding multidrug resistance-associated protein 1-like isoform X2 encodes MILLCEHSSAPLWNGYGYAVALLLVVVMQTLIQQAYQRLNLLTVGKIRTAVTGLVYKKALNLSSSSRKKYTTGETVNLMTADIQQLTELAVNLNLLWSAPFQILLAITFLWQELGPSVLAGVSVLLLVLPANAFFAVKVKQLQKSQMKSKDKQIKLLSEILHGIKILKLYAWEPSYQKKIVDIREREIDVLKSSGYLTTFSMLTLTCIPFLVSLTTFGVYFLLDEENVLTAAKVFTSISLFNILRLPLFDLPTAISGIAQTKVSIIRLDDFLSSEDLNPQNIHTDYSGDHAFRFVNASFRWEKIGAPTLNKLNLEIPEGSLVAVVGQVGAGKSSLLSAVLGEMEKTGGTAQRKGSVAYVSQQAWIQNTTLRENILFGLELNKLYYEKVLEACALLPDLEQLPAGDQTEIGERGVNISGGQKQRVSLARAVYSSADLYLLDDPLSAVDVHVGKHLFEKVIGPSGLLKNKTRILVTHNLAILSQTDIVVMMEDGRITEMGSYKDLLSQRANFAELIQTFGGGKEDEEMPSVSSKIKTRDHIVPKKRQLGEKDRNAFLMKKEKVATGSMRMSIVLKYLQAFGWSWVWLTVAAYIGQNVVAIGQNLWLSTWTTEAKEINDYTEWKQLRNYKLSIYGLLGFLQGLLVCCGAYVLTRGSLSASRSLHHQLLDSVLHLPLQYFETNPVGQIINRFTKDMFIVDIRFHYYLRTWLNCTLDVVGTILVIVYTSPLFLLGVIPLGYLYFTVQRYYIASSRQIRRLSGATQTPIISHFSETLVGVSTIRAFGHQERFLNQNKDVVNENMVCFYNNVISNRWLAVRLEFLGNLMVFLAALLAVFAGSKVDSATVGLSITYALNITQSLNFWVRKACEIETNAVAIERVCEYEKTDKEAPWILSNRPPAGWPKEGIIQFVNFQARYRPDLDLALRDVTFQSCKEEKIGIIGRTGAGKSTLTNSLFRIIERAGGKIIIDGIDISTIGLHDLRGNLNIIPQDPVLFSGTLQSNLDPLGRYSDLELWDALELCDLKNFVQSLPKKLLHEISEGGENLSMGQRQLVCLARALLRKTKVLILDEATASVDMETDNQVQSTIRSEFHNCTVLTIAHRLHSILDSDRVLVLNSGRIAEFDTPARLLQQKGIFYEMVSEAGIPQDADTQSLI; translated from the exons atGATTCTGTTGTGTGAGCATTCCTCTGCTCCACTCTGGAATGGCTATGGGTATGCAGTGGCTCTTCTGCTTGTGGTTGTTATGCAGACACTAATCCAACAGGCCTACCAGCGCCTTAACTTGCTTACTGTTGGGAAAATTCGAACTGCCGTCACTGGCCTTGTATACAAAAAG GCTTTAAATTTATCTAGCTCTTCAAGAAAGAAGTATACAACTGGGGAAACTGTCAACTTGATGACAGCAGATATCCAGCAACTCACAGAACTGGCAGTCAACCTCAACCTCTTATGGTCAGCCCCCTTTCAGATCCTCCTGGCCATTACCTTCCTTTGGCAAGAACTGGGCCCCTCGGTGCTAGCAGGTGTTAGTGTGCTGCTTTTGGTGTTACCAGCCAATGCTTTTTTTGCTGTCAAAGTCAAGCAGCTACAG AAAAGTCAAATGAAGAGTAAGGATAAACAAATTAAACTCCTAAGTGAAATCTTGCATGGAATAAAG ATTCTCAAGCTATACGCATGGGAGCCATCATATCAGAAAAAGATTGTGGACATTCGGGAACGTGAAATCGATGTTTTGAAATCCTCTGGCTACCTGACAACATTCTCCATGTTGACGTTGACTTGTATCCCTTTCTTG GTCTCTTTGACTACATTTGGAGTATATTTTCTGTTGgatgaagaaaatgttttaacCGCTGCTAAAGTGTTTACTTCTATCTCTTTGTTTAATATTTTACGACTGCCTTTGTTCGACTTGCCTACAGCGATTTCTGGAATAGCTCAG ACAAAGGTTTCTATAATTCGTTTAGATGATTTTCTGTCTTCTGAAGACCTCAACCCTCAAAACATCCACACAGATTACAGTGGGG ATCATGCATTTAGATTTGTTAACGCCTCTTTCCGCTGGGAGAAGATTGGAGCTCCAACCTTAAATaa ATTGAACCTAGAGATCCCAGAAGGTTCACTGGTTGCTGTTGTGGGTCAAGTAGGAGCTGGAAAATCATCTCTCCTTTCTGCAGTTCTGGGAGAAATGGAAAAAACAGGAGGAACTGCTCAGAGAAAA ggTTCAGTTGCTTATGTGTCCCAGCAAGCCTGGATTCAGAATACCACTTTACGGGAAAATATTCTTTTTGGCCTGGAACTGAACAAGCTCTACTATGAAAAGGTTTTGGAAGCCTGTGCTTTGTTGCCAGACTTGGAGCAATTACCAGCTGGGGATCAAACAGAAATTGGAGAAAGG GGAGTGAATATAAGTGGTGGCCAGAAACAGAGAGTCAGCCTAGCTAGAGCTGTCTACAGCAGTGCTGATCTCTATTTATTAGATGATCCCTTATCTGCAGTAGATGTCCATGTTGGGAAGCATCTttttgagaaggtgattgggccctCAGGCTTATTGAAAAACAAG ACTCGTATTTTAGTGACGCACAACCTTGCAATCCTCTCTCAGACCGATATAGTTGTCATGATGGAAGATGGTAGAATTACTGAAATGGGAAGTTACAAAGACCTACTCTCTCAAAGAGCAAACTTTGCTGAGCTTATTCAAACCTTTGGTGGAGGAAAGGAAGATGAAGAGATGCCCTCAGTGTCAA GTAAAATCAAAACAAGAGACCACATTGTACCAAAGAAAAGACAGCTGGGGGAAAAAGACAG GAATGCATTCTtaatgaagaaagaaaaagttgcCACTGGTTct ATGAGAATGTCAATTGTTTTGAAGTACCTACAAGCATTTGGCTGGTCATGGGTGTGGCTAACCGTAGCAGCTTACATAGGCCAAAATGTTGTAGCCATAGGgcaaaatctgtggctcagcacaTGGACAACAGAAGCAAAAGAAATCAACGACTACACAGAATGGAAACAATTAAGAAACTACAAACTTAGTATCTATGGGCTCTTGGGATTCCTACAGG GTCTTTTGGTTTGCTGTGGTGCATATGTGCTCACCAGAGGATCTCTCTCTGCATCGCGGTCTTTGCATCATCAGTTGCTAGACAGTGTGCTCCACcttccactccagtattttgaaaCTAACCCCGTAGGTCAAATCATCAACAGGTTCACAAAG GATATGTTTATAGTTGATATACGTTTCCATTATTATCTACGGACTTGGTTGAACTGTACACTAGATGTGGTTGGAACGATCCTTGTGATTGTGTATACATCACCCCTGTTCTTACTGGGGGTTATTCCACTTGGATACTTATATTTCACTGTGCAA CGATACTATATTGCTAGTTCCAGACAAATCCGACGGTTATCTGGAGCTACGCAAACACCAATAATTTCACACTTCAGTGAAACGCTTGTAGGTGTATCCACAATCAGAGCATTTGGACATCAGGAAAGATTTCTTAATCAGAACAAAGATGTCGTCAATGAGAACATGGTTTGCTTCTACAACAACGTGATCTCAAACAG GTGGCTGGCTGTCAGACTTGAATTTCTGGGAAACTTGATGGTCTTCCTTGCTGCATTGCTTGCAGTGTTCGCTGGGAGCAAGGTGGACTCGGCTACAGTAGGATTATCAATAACATATGCACTGAAT ataaCTCAAAGTTTGAATTTTTGGGTCCGAAAAGCATGTGAAATTGAAACCAATGCAGTCGCCATTGAAAGGGTTTGTGAATATGAAAAGACAGACAAAGAG GCCCCCTGGATATTATCCAATCGTCCACCTGCGGGATGGCCCAAGGAAGGAATAATACAGTTTGTAAATTTCCAAGCTCGGTACAGGCCAGATCTGGACTTGGCTCTGCGGGATGTAACTTTTCAAAGCTGCAAAGAAGAGAAG ATTGGAATAATAGGAAGAACAGGAGCTGGCAAATCGACTCTCACAAATAGTTTGTTTAGGATAATAGAAAGAGCTGGAGGCAAAATAATCATTGATGGCATTGACATATCAACTATTGGTTTGCATGACCTACGTGGCAACCTGAACATTATTCCACAG GACCCGGTCTTATTCTCAGGGACACTGCAGTCAAACTTGGATCCACTTGGAAGATACTCTGATCTTGAACTGTGGGATGCACTGGAATTGTGTGACTTGAAGAACTTTGTACAGTCACTCCCAAAGAAACTTCTCCATGAGATCTCCGAGGGTGGTGAAAACCTGAG CATGGGGCAGAGACAGCTTGTCTGCCTGGCTCGTGCTTTGCTACGAAAGACGAAAGTATTAATCTTGGATGAAGCAACAGCCTCTGTTGACATGGAAACAGACAATCAAGTGCAATCCACAATCCGGTCAGAATTCCACAACTGCACAGTACTAACCATTGCCCACAGGCTGCATTCCATACTGGATTCTGATAG GGTGCTTGTTCTGAACTCTGGAAGGATTGCTGAATTTGATACTCCAGCCAGGTTGCTACAACAGAAAGGCATATTTTATGAAATGGTATCAGAAGCTGGAATACCACAGGACGCAGACACCCAATCTTTAATATGA
- the HSPA13 gene encoding heat shock 70 kDa protein 13, whose product MAGEMTVLGSAILTLLLAGYLAQQYLPMPTPKVIGVDLGTTYCSVGVFLPGTGQVKVIPDESGHNSIPSMVSFMEGDIYVGYDGLELADSNPQNTVYDAKRFIGKLFTPKELISESRRYPFKIINNKGAAEFSIATNETYNVTPEYIGSQLLLKLKRMSEDYLGMPVSRAVISVPAEFDERQRNYTIKAARLAGLEILRVINEPTAAAMAYGLHKVDVSNVLVVDLGGGTLDVSLLNKQGGMFLTRAMAGNNKLGGQDFNQRLMQYLYDEMHHTYGSLPSKKEEIHRLRQAVEAVKLNLTVHNSSTIRISLTMPQRKDQHEPLKEENKVYSKHENVPSEIETGMNEDLKGSLNVPWKKVLFETEISRKLFETLNEDLFEKILVPIKQVLKEGHLHKTEVDEIVLVGGSTRIPRIRKVITEFFGKKPNTSVDPDLAVVIGVAIQAGIVGGSWPLQVSAVEIPNRHLRKTNFI is encoded by the exons ATGGCCGGGGAGATGACGGTGCTGG gtTCTGCTATTTTGACACTTTTATTAGCTGGATACCTGGCCCAACAGTATTTACCTATGCCCACACCAAAAGTAATAGGGGTTGACCTTGGCACCACATATTGTTCAGTTGGCGTTTTCCTTCCTGGCACAGGGCAGGTGAAAGTGATTCCTGATGAAAGTGGGCACAACAGCATTCCAAGCATGGTGTCCTTCATGGAGGGAGATATTTATGTGGGATATGATGGGCTAGAGCTGGCAGATTCAAACCCACAGAACACTGTGTATGACGCTAAGCGATTTATAGGGAAGCTCTTCACGCCAAAAGAATTGATAAGTGAGAGCCGCAGATACCCATTTAAG ATTATTAATAACAAGGGAGCTGCTGAATTTTCCATTGCAACCAATGAGACTTATAATGTAACACCAGAATATATTGGTTCTCAACTCCTTTTGAAATTGAAGAGGATGTCGGAGGACTACCTTGgaatgcctgtttccagagcagtTATTTCAGTGCCAGCAGAGTTTGATGAAAGACAACGAAACTACACTATTAAAGCAGCAAGACTTGCAG GACTGGAAATCTTGCGGGTAATTAATGAACCCACTGCAGCAGCCATGGCATATGGTCTTCACAAAGTTGATGTCTCTAACGTTCTGGTCGTAGACTTGGGTGGAGGAACGTTGGATGTTTCTCTGCTGAACAAGCAAGGAGGGATGTTTCTGACCCGAGCCATGGCAG GTAACAACAAACTTGGAGGGCAGGACTTCAATCAGCGACTGATGCAATACCTATATGATGAGATGCATCACACATATGGCTCTCTGCCTTCTAAAAAGGAAGAGATACATAGACTCAGACAGGCTGTAGAAGCTGTCAAATTGAACTTGACAGTTCACAACTCTTCCACAATCAGAATTTCTCTTACTATGCCACAGCGGAAGGACCAACATGAACCCTTGAAGGAAGAGAACAAGGTATACAGCAAACATGAAAATGTCCCTTCAGAAATCGAAACAGGGATGAATGAGGACCTGAAGGGCAGCCTTAACGTCCCTTGGAAAAAAGTTCTCTTTGAAACAGAGATTTCCCGGAAACTCTTTGAGACATTAAATGAAGACCTTTTTGAGAAGATTCTTGTTCCCATTAAGCAGGTATTGAAAGAAGGACATCTACACAAGACTGAAGTAGATGAGATTGTATTAGTTGGAGGCTCCACCCGAATTCCAAGAATACGTAAAGTTATTACAGAATTCTTTGGGAAGAAACCCAACACTTCTGTTGACCCAGATCTAGCTGTGGTAATCGGGGTGGCCATTCAGGCTGGAATTGTGGGGGGGTCTTGGCCCCTCCAAGTTAGTGCTGTAGAAATTCCAAACAGGCATTTACGAAAGACAAATTTCATCTAA